Proteins from a single region of Pseudomonas sp. 10S4:
- a CDS encoding AraC family transcriptional regulator — MTKDLAPHLDIALRTSPPGLTATRIPRVDICVGQGSTDKAPCLYRSMICFILQGSKRVALNDRLLSYDSEQYLISALDLPLIGQILDAEDGQPYVAVSLVLDPAILAELAANMPPVRESLHTGIGITINPMTASLRDTLLRLLSLLDTPADIPVLGPMVERELLYRLLLGPQGRLLRQIAQPDGALGSIRRAVAWIRDNYNTRLRIEALCDVSGMSRASLHRHFLSMTGLSPIKYQKQLRLQEARQLLLAGEHRASDVAFVVGYESASQFSREYVRQFGASPARDVRAIRQAITGEAAQNEFKA, encoded by the coding sequence ATGACCAAAGATCTAGCTCCGCACCTTGATATAGCTCTGCGCACTTCGCCACCGGGCTTGACTGCCACACGGATCCCGCGTGTAGACATCTGTGTCGGACAAGGCTCTACAGATAAGGCACCGTGCCTATATCGCTCGATGATCTGCTTCATCCTGCAAGGCTCGAAGCGCGTCGCGCTTAACGACCGTCTTCTGAGCTACGACAGTGAACAGTATCTCATCAGCGCTCTGGATCTGCCTCTGATCGGCCAGATTCTTGACGCTGAAGACGGACAGCCCTACGTTGCGGTATCGCTCGTGCTGGATCCGGCCATACTGGCGGAGCTGGCGGCGAACATGCCGCCGGTTCGCGAGAGTTTACATACAGGAATTGGCATCACGATTAATCCGATGACCGCTTCGCTTCGCGATACGTTACTGCGCCTATTGTCATTGCTCGACACGCCTGCCGATATCCCTGTTCTCGGCCCCATGGTTGAACGGGAATTGCTTTATCGTCTTCTACTGGGCCCTCAGGGGCGGCTGCTGCGGCAGATTGCGCAACCCGATGGCGCACTTGGCAGTATCCGTCGTGCTGTCGCCTGGATCAGGGACAATTACAACACTCGACTTCGCATCGAGGCGTTGTGTGATGTAAGTGGCATGAGCCGGGCGAGCCTGCATCGCCACTTTCTGTCGATGACAGGCCTCAGTCCAATCAAGTATCAGAAGCAGCTTAGATTGCAGGAAGCCCGCCAGCTATTGCTTGCTGGCGAGCATCGCGCGTCAGATGTGGCATTCGTTGTCGGCTATGAAAGCGCATCACAGTTCAGCCGCGAATACGTACGGCAGTTCGGTGCTTCGCCTGCCCGCGACGTGCGCGCGATACGGCAAGCGATCACTGGCGAGGCTGCTCAAAATGAATTCAAGGCTTGA
- a CDS encoding ABC transporter substrate-binding protein: MKRLKTLLPAALLTLCAGLPSVSSAADLTISCGAVGAELQLCKEAVEAWSKQTGNNVEVVSTPNSATERLSFYQQILSAQSTDIDIIQIDMVWPGMLAKHLMDLREVLPANATQGYFQSQVDNATVNGRLVTMPWFTDSGLLYYRKDLLEKYNKQVPQTWEEMTATARDVQQAERNAGNPNVWGYIFQGRAYEGLTCNALEWISSQPEGGLVNPRGDIVVNSQASRAALTLAKSWVGDISPRGVLNYTEEEGRGVFQSGNALFMRNWPYVWALVQSQDSVVKDKVGVAPLPRGGMTGTHASTLGGWGLAVSRYSAHPKLAAELVSYLTSAQQQKHRALAGAYNPVIESLYQDPELLAAMPYYSQLHSILNDGVMRPASITADRYPRVSNAFFDRVHGVLAGELPVDQALAELESELTRIKRRNW; the protein is encoded by the coding sequence ATGAAACGGCTAAAAACTCTCCTTCCAGCAGCGCTACTCACCCTCTGTGCCGGACTTCCATCCGTCTCGAGCGCAGCCGATTTGACGATCTCATGCGGTGCGGTGGGTGCAGAGTTACAACTCTGCAAGGAGGCTGTCGAGGCGTGGTCAAAACAGACCGGCAACAATGTCGAGGTGGTTTCCACGCCTAACTCGGCGACCGAGAGGCTGTCGTTCTACCAACAGATCCTCAGTGCGCAGTCCACCGACATCGACATCATTCAAATCGATATGGTGTGGCCGGGGATGCTGGCCAAACATCTGATGGATCTGCGAGAGGTGCTTCCAGCCAACGCTACCCAAGGCTACTTCCAGTCACAGGTCGATAACGCCACGGTAAACGGACGGCTGGTGACGATGCCGTGGTTCACCGACTCGGGTCTGCTGTATTACCGCAAGGACTTGCTCGAGAAGTACAACAAGCAGGTTCCCCAGACGTGGGAGGAAATGACCGCTACCGCCAGGGATGTTCAACAGGCCGAACGCAACGCCGGTAACCCCAATGTGTGGGGTTACATATTTCAGGGACGCGCCTACGAGGGCCTGACCTGTAATGCGCTGGAGTGGATCAGCAGCCAACCGGAAGGCGGACTGGTCAATCCACGAGGAGACATCGTGGTCAACAGTCAGGCCTCAAGAGCTGCTTTGACCCTGGCGAAAAGCTGGGTGGGAGACATATCCCCGCGTGGCGTGCTCAATTACACCGAGGAAGAAGGACGTGGCGTATTCCAGTCGGGAAATGCGCTGTTCATGCGTAACTGGCCTTATGTCTGGGCCCTGGTGCAAAGCCAGGACAGCGTCGTAAAAGACAAGGTGGGGGTCGCTCCCCTACCCCGAGGCGGCATGACCGGCACCCATGCATCCACCCTCGGTGGATGGGGTCTGGCGGTTTCGCGCTACAGCGCCCATCCAAAACTTGCCGCAGAGCTCGTGAGCTACCTGACCAGTGCCCAACAGCAAAAACATCGTGCTCTGGCAGGCGCCTATAACCCGGTTATCGAGTCGCTGTATCAAGATCCCGAACTGCTTGCGGCTATGCCTTATTACAGTCAGCTCCACAGCATTCTCAACGACGGGGTTATGCGCCCCGCCTCGATAACCGCCGATCGCTATCCACGGGTCTCCAATGCGTTCTTCGATCGAGTGCATGGCGTGCTGGCGGGTGAGTTGCCTGTCGATCAGGCGCTGGCCGAACTGGAAAGTGAACTCACCCGCATCAAACGCCGGAACTGGTAA
- a CDS encoding carbohydrate ABC transporter permease, with protein sequence MSVSTTAPCDEHLLTRETPVQRRRVHAAWLFLTPMLLCLALVAAWPLLRTFWFSLTDASLADTSGGSFVGLSNYLFHDGSNWSGILVDPQWWNAVRNTLHFTVVSVGLEVVLGLLVALLLNIKFTGRSLVRALILIPWAIPTIVSAKIWSWMLNDQFGIINHLMLSLGLIDAPLAWTADADLSMWAVIIVDVWKTVPFVTLLVLAALQMLPSDCYEAARVDGIHPLQVFWRVTLPLLMPALLVAAIFRILDSLRVFDVIYVLTSNSSSTMSMSVYARQHLVEFQDVGYGSAASTLLFLIVAVIAMLYLYLGRRQLEVRS encoded by the coding sequence ATGTCTGTCTCTACTACTGCCCCCTGTGACGAGCACCTGCTCACCAGGGAAACGCCCGTACAGCGTCGCCGAGTTCACGCCGCCTGGCTGTTTCTGACACCGATGTTGCTGTGTCTGGCCCTGGTGGCGGCCTGGCCGCTACTGCGCACATTCTGGTTCAGCCTGACCGACGCCAGTCTGGCGGACACGAGTGGCGGCTCCTTCGTAGGCTTGAGCAATTATTTGTTCCACGACGGTTCCAACTGGTCGGGCATTCTGGTCGATCCACAATGGTGGAACGCTGTGCGCAACACGTTGCATTTCACCGTGGTGTCGGTGGGACTGGAAGTCGTGCTAGGGCTGCTGGTGGCGTTGCTGCTGAACATCAAGTTCACCGGCCGTTCCCTGGTGCGTGCGTTGATTCTAATTCCCTGGGCGATTCCTACCATTGTCTCGGCGAAGATCTGGTCATGGATGCTTAACGACCAGTTCGGCATCATCAATCATCTGATGCTGAGCCTCGGCCTGATTGACGCTCCTCTGGCCTGGACGGCAGATGCGGATCTGTCGATGTGGGCGGTCATCATCGTCGACGTCTGGAAGACCGTACCTTTTGTCACGCTGCTGGTGCTGGCGGCCTTGCAGATGTTGCCGAGCGATTGCTACGAAGCCGCCAGGGTCGATGGCATTCATCCGCTGCAAGTGTTCTGGCGTGTCACGCTTCCACTGTTGATGCCTGCATTGCTGGTCGCGGCGATCTTCCGCATCCTCGACTCCCTGCGGGTATTCGACGTTATCTATGTGCTGACCTCGAACTCTTCGAGCACCATGAGTATGTCGGTCTATGCCCGCCAGCACCTGGTGGAGTTCCAGGACGTTGGCTATGGCAGCGCGGCCTCAACTCTGCTGTTTCTGATCGTTGCGGTGATCGCCATGCTTTATCTCTACCTCGGACGCCGTCAACTGGAGGTTCGCTCATGA
- a CDS encoding carbohydrate ABC transporter permease has protein sequence MSQRLLKKALLRLGFWCLIGILLLYAVFPFYYAIVTSLKPSSALFEVSYWIDSPDFSNYAAVLHQSSFLRAIGNSLVVALCVVTLALFLSLTAAYALGRVKFRGRGTVLMMVLGVSMFPQVAVLSGLFEVIRALGLYNTSWALILSYTIFTLPFTVWVLTTFMGQLPHELEEAAIMDGASPWVTLTRVLLPLLWPALVTTGLLAFIAAWNEFLFALTFTLTDTQRTVPVAIALISGGSPHELPWGPLMAASVLVTVPLVILVLIFQRRIVSGLTAGALKG, from the coding sequence ATGAGCCAGCGTCTACTCAAAAAAGCGCTGTTGCGCCTCGGGTTCTGGTGCCTGATCGGGATTTTGCTGCTGTATGCGGTCTTCCCTTTCTACTACGCCATCGTGACTTCGCTGAAGCCATCCAGCGCTTTGTTCGAGGTGAGCTATTGGATCGATAGTCCCGACTTCTCCAATTACGCGGCGGTACTCCACCAATCCTCATTCCTGAGAGCTATCGGTAACTCGTTGGTGGTTGCGCTTTGCGTGGTGACGCTGGCGCTGTTCCTCAGCCTGACCGCCGCCTATGCCTTGGGCAGGGTGAAGTTCCGTGGGCGTGGCACGGTATTGATGATGGTTCTTGGCGTCTCGATGTTTCCCCAGGTCGCTGTACTGTCGGGGCTGTTCGAAGTGATCCGCGCCTTGGGTCTGTACAACACGTCTTGGGCGTTGATCCTGAGCTACACGATTTTCACCCTGCCCTTCACCGTCTGGGTGCTGACCACGTTCATGGGGCAACTGCCCCATGAACTGGAAGAAGCGGCAATCATGGATGGCGCGTCCCCATGGGTCACGCTTACCCGTGTGCTGTTGCCGCTGCTCTGGCCCGCACTGGTCACCACTGGCTTATTGGCCTTTATCGCAGCGTGGAACGAGTTCCTGTTTGCCCTGACCTTCACCCTCACAGATACGCAACGCACGGTGCCGGTCGCCATCGCCTTGATTTCCGGCGGGAGTCCCCATGAGCTGCCTTGGGGGCCGTTGATGGCCGCTTCGGTGCTGGTCACCGTCCCACTGGTGATTCTGGTGCTGATCTTCCAGCGCCGAATCGTTTCCGGTCTCACTGCCGGCGCGTTAAAGGGTTGA